One window from the genome of Sphaerotilus microaerophilus encodes:
- a CDS encoding toll/interleukin-1 receptor domain-containing protein produces the protein MSDVFISYSSLDREAAQRFAQALEDSGVSVWWDRDIPAGRDYQEVIEEQISLARCVLVLWTRESVQSRWVRTEASDAHEREIMLPVLLDRVPIPFAFRLIQAEDFTAWDGRTDTEPFQRLMLQVSEMVRRGPRRRADAAAAGSPAAATPRIQPTRFRSPPPGGIATIAVLAAMWIAAVYTQTFKGPLAVAVGAAIAVLLLFSLAEGDISPRMRSLAQQWLLPRQGAPRVRTAEAFNNLFEAVFGYDHFSAFCFVRAALTSIASLALVLVLVRTMYGASVEFTAGIWISLVIFGGSVNVLGDYLCLYKTRLLLRAYRKGAPIYLLAPLDLPVTLGIFVGTIGLALVVIYALAVSNGQIQTGGEGFVSLVGRELALLLKQPYLDLFDPASPDLMQLGRRRLLYASAATTFLTSIWLWAALILTPPVRTLIWMAGAGVSLIGSIFDVAGAPFRALGYLCATGILSLGAIVWGGGQVYAAWVQWV, from the coding sequence ATGTCCGACGTCTTCATCAGTTACTCAAGCCTCGACCGCGAGGCGGCCCAGCGCTTCGCCCAGGCGCTGGAAGACAGCGGTGTGAGTGTCTGGTGGGACCGCGACATTCCCGCGGGCCGGGACTACCAGGAAGTCATCGAGGAGCAGATCTCCCTGGCGCGGTGCGTGCTCGTGCTGTGGACACGTGAATCGGTCCAGTCGCGCTGGGTGCGCACCGAGGCGTCCGATGCCCATGAGCGCGAGATCATGCTGCCCGTGCTGCTGGATCGTGTGCCGATCCCGTTTGCCTTCCGGCTCATCCAGGCCGAGGACTTCACGGCCTGGGATGGCCGCACCGATACCGAGCCCTTCCAGCGCCTGATGCTGCAGGTCAGCGAAATGGTGCGGCGCGGGCCGCGGCGCCGGGCCGATGCGGCCGCTGCCGGATCGCCCGCAGCGGCGACGCCACGCATTCAGCCGACGCGTTTTCGATCCCCGCCGCCTGGCGGCATCGCCACCATCGCGGTGCTGGCGGCGATGTGGATCGCTGCGGTGTACACGCAGACCTTCAAGGGGCCGCTGGCCGTTGCGGTCGGTGCCGCGATCGCGGTGCTGCTGCTGTTCAGCCTGGCCGAAGGCGACATCAGCCCACGCATGCGCTCGCTGGCGCAGCAGTGGCTGCTGCCGCGCCAGGGGGCGCCGCGTGTGCGCACGGCCGAGGCGTTCAACAACCTGTTCGAGGCGGTGTTCGGCTACGACCATTTCTCGGCCTTCTGCTTCGTGCGGGCAGCACTCACATCGATCGCTTCACTGGCACTGGTGCTGGTGCTGGTCCGCACGATGTATGGCGCCAGCGTCGAGTTCACCGCTGGCATCTGGATCAGCCTGGTGATCTTCGGCGGCAGCGTGAACGTGCTGGGCGACTATCTCTGCCTCTACAAGACCCGGCTGCTCCTGCGGGCCTACCGCAAGGGCGCGCCGATCTACCTGCTGGCGCCGCTGGACCTCCCGGTCACGCTCGGGATCTTCGTCGGCACGATCGGGCTGGCCCTGGTCGTGATCTACGCGCTGGCGGTCTCCAATGGCCAGATCCAGACGGGCGGCGAGGGCTTTGTGTCCCTGGTGGGCCGTGAGCTGGCGCTGCTGCTGAAGCAGCCCTACCTGGACCTGTTCGACCCCGCCTCGCCCGACCTGATGCAGCTGGGCCGTCGGCGCCTGCTCTACGCATCGGCCGCGACGACCTTCCTGACCTCCATCTGGCTGTGGGCTGCGCTGATCCTGACGCCGCCGGTGCGAACCCTCATCTGGATGGCCGGCGCAGGCGTGTCGCTGATCGGGAGCATCTTCGACGTGGCCGGTGCCCCGTTCCGGGCCCTTGGCTATCTGTGTGCGACGGGCATCCTGAGCCTGGGTGCGATCGTGTGGGGCGGCGGTCAGGTGTACGCCGCCTGGGTGCAATGGGTGTGA
- a CDS encoding alpha/beta fold hydrolase — protein sequence MWRLRTLASSAALLMLALLLVLGGGHAYHAHQQARRHEALGLPGRWVPVAGHALYLHCQGTGGPTVLLESGAAAFAATWDRVMRPLSAQLRVCAYDRAGLGWSPASRAPVEPGAAARDLREALAAAGEHPPYVVVGHSLGALFAILFAEARPADVHALVLLDPAHPDMLDVLPALAASYDAMLRRLQLGAWLVQSGVPDAFDIQRPLIESFPPAAQQQAAYLVNDPGHLRSARAELLAWPAIAGAVRAARRFRSLPILVVSPDDPLDMADGASLRAALTHLQASYVTGIAPSAHLVLPGAGHDSMLLDERRAQVLSDRIGTFIRQVPAPKARHPGMPTPAD from the coding sequence ATGTGGCGCCTGCGAACCCTGGCATCGAGTGCCGCACTGCTCATGCTCGCCCTGCTTCTCGTGCTGGGTGGCGGGCATGCCTACCACGCGCATCAACAGGCGCGGCGCCACGAGGCCCTCGGCCTGCCCGGCCGGTGGGTTCCGGTCGCGGGCCACGCCCTGTACCTGCACTGCCAGGGCACGGGAGGCCCGACGGTCCTGCTGGAGAGTGGCGCCGCCGCCTTCGCGGCCACCTGGGACCGGGTGATGCGCCCGCTGTCCGCGCAGCTGCGGGTCTGCGCCTACGACCGCGCCGGCCTGGGGTGGAGCCCGGCGTCCCGTGCGCCCGTCGAGCCGGGCGCCGCCGCACGCGACCTGCGCGAGGCGCTGGCGGCCGCCGGTGAACACCCGCCCTACGTCGTCGTCGGTCACTCGCTTGGCGCCCTGTTTGCCATCCTCTTCGCCGAGGCACGTCCGGCGGATGTCCATGCGCTGGTGCTGCTCGACCCGGCGCACCCCGACATGCTGGACGTCCTGCCGGCCCTCGCCGCGTCCTACGATGCCATGTTGAGGCGGCTGCAACTGGGGGCCTGGCTGGTCCAGTCCGGCGTACCGGACGCGTTCGACATCCAGCGCCCGCTGATCGAATCGTTTCCCCCCGCGGCGCAGCAGCAGGCGGCCTACCTCGTCAATGACCCCGGCCACCTGCGCTCGGCACGGGCAGAACTGCTCGCGTGGCCGGCGATCGCAGGCGCCGTCCGCGCCGCGCGCCGTTTCAGGTCGCTGCCGATCCTCGTGGTCAGCCCGGACGATCCATTGGACATGGCGGACGGAGCCTCCCTGCGTGCCGCTCTGACGCATCTGCAGGCCAGCTATGTCACGGGCATCGCACCCTCTGCCCACCTGGTGCTGCCGGGGGCCGGGCACGACTCGATGCTGCTCGACGAACGCCGGGCCCAGGTCCTGTCCGATCGCATCGGCACCTTCATCCGCCAGGTGCCTGCGCCGAAGGCACGCCATCCCGGCATGCCCACCCCCGCCGACTAG
- a CDS encoding sensor domain-containing diguanylate cyclase, with product MIAGTARLGWPDWLARLMWGLLWGLLCSLMGPQALAAQADAGTVSAARTVNTIEVHPGAPLRVVAPQVQVLEDADARLDTAQVLHRLDGWTQPGGDAIRLGSARSAFWLRLRLANRGTGPGEFVLALGSVRQDHVRWVVADPSGRVELERDSGERSPRSTRLIDTQELVLPLALAAGQQRDVYVRIQSHDGLSEPMALEVGSRDRFQDRARQRLALMALYCGALLALLAYNLFLFLSTRGPEFAAYVIYAAGLLLWNLAYHGIGFEWFWRDQPILNHQLPLIGGALAHAGAWWFVPAYLRLHERPGLQGPLRAYRLAAWAHLVCIPLALADFYTLSTYIAFAIGTPMLLYTPVLAWRLALQGQREAVFLALAFVAPVPALLLFYAQLFGVLSMGEWGRFSIQIGSFIEMVLLAFGLADSMNALKAQKLAAERALAHSLERQVGERTRDLEAANRLLCTQAVTDELTGVFNRRRFNEACAAEFGSGVARRPFALAMFDLDHFKRYNDVYGHQAGDKVLRQVAQGVAAALGARGEVYRLGGEEFAALFAANGPNEALAVTQSLLTAIRALDLPHGGNPCGRVTASFGVQWCNHGNGNGSGSMAGLDPDLLYASADQALYQAKAQGRDRAVAQRQPPGEAPVAAGGCAAGVEPA from the coding sequence ATGATCGCAGGCACCGCCCGGCTGGGCTGGCCGGACTGGCTGGCACGGCTGATGTGGGGGCTGCTGTGGGGGCTGCTGTGCAGCCTGATGGGGCCGCAGGCCCTGGCGGCACAGGCCGACGCCGGCACGGTGAGCGCAGCCAGAACCGTGAACACGATTGAAGTGCACCCCGGAGCCCCCCTGCGCGTGGTCGCCCCGCAGGTGCAGGTGCTGGAGGACGCGGATGCCCGGCTCGACACGGCCCAGGTGCTGCACCGGCTGGACGGTTGGACGCAGCCGGGCGGCGACGCGATCCGGCTCGGCTCCGCCCGGTCGGCGTTCTGGCTGCGCCTGCGGCTGGCCAACCGGGGCACGGGGCCTGGTGAGTTCGTGCTGGCCTTGGGGTCGGTCCGGCAGGACCATGTGCGCTGGGTCGTGGCGGACCCGTCCGGGCGCGTCGAGCTCGAACGTGACAGCGGCGAGCGTTCACCCCGGTCCACCCGCCTGATCGATACGCAGGAGCTGGTGCTGCCGTTGGCACTGGCCGCCGGGCAGCAGCGCGACGTCTATGTGCGCATCCAGTCGCACGACGGCCTGTCGGAGCCGATGGCGCTGGAGGTGGGCAGCCGCGACCGCTTCCAGGACCGGGCGCGCCAGCGGCTGGCCCTGATGGCCCTGTACTGCGGCGCGCTGCTGGCGCTGCTGGCCTACAACCTGTTCCTCTTCCTGTCGACCCGGGGGCCAGAGTTCGCGGCCTACGTCATCTACGCCGCGGGGCTGCTGCTGTGGAACCTGGCGTACCACGGCATCGGCTTCGAGTGGTTCTGGCGCGACCAGCCGATCCTCAACCACCAGCTGCCACTCATTGGCGGGGCACTGGCGCATGCGGGGGCCTGGTGGTTCGTGCCGGCCTACCTGCGCCTGCACGAAAGGCCTGGGTTGCAGGGGCCGCTGCGGGCCTACCGGCTGGCCGCATGGGCCCACCTCGTCTGCATTCCCCTGGCGCTGGCCGATTTCTACACGCTGAGCACCTACATCGCCTTCGCGATCGGCACGCCGATGCTGCTCTACACCCCGGTCCTGGCCTGGCGCCTGGCGCTGCAGGGCCAGCGCGAGGCGGTGTTCCTGGCCCTGGCCTTCGTGGCGCCGGTGCCGGCGCTGCTGCTGTTCTACGCCCAGCTCTTCGGGGTCCTCTCCATGGGGGAATGGGGCCGCTTCAGCATCCAGATCGGCTCCTTCATCGAGATGGTCCTGCTGGCCTTCGGCCTGGCAGATTCGATGAACGCGCTGAAGGCCCAGAAGCTGGCGGCCGAGCGTGCGCTGGCCCACAGCCTGGAGCGGCAGGTGGGCGAACGCACACGCGACCTGGAGGCCGCCAACCGGCTCCTGTGCACGCAGGCGGTCACCGACGAACTCACCGGCGTGTTCAACCGGCGCCGCTTCAACGAGGCCTGCGCGGCCGAGTTCGGCAGCGGCGTGGCGCGCAGGCCGTTCGCGCTCGCGATGTTCGACCTGGATCACTTCAAGCGCTACAACGACGTCTACGGCCACCAGGCTGGCGACAAGGTGCTGCGGCAGGTGGCGCAGGGCGTGGCGGCGGCGCTGGGGGCGCGCGGCGAGGTCTACCGGCTCGGCGGCGAGGAGTTTGCCGCCCTGTTTGCCGCGAACGGCCCGAACGAGGCCCTGGCGGTCACGCAGTCACTGCTGACGGCCATCCGCGCGCTGGACCTGCCCCATGGGGGCAATCCCTGCGGCCGGGTGACGGCGAGCTTCGGGGTGCAGTGGTGCAACCACGGCAACGGCAACGGCAGCGGCAGCATGGCGGGCCTGGATCCTGACCTGCTGTACGCCAGCGCGGACCAGGCGCTGTACCAGGCCAAGGCACAGGGCCGCGACCGGGCCGTGGCACAGCGCCAGCCGCCCGGTGAAGCACCGGTGGCGGCGGGTGGCTGCGCGGCAGGGGTCGAGCCGGCGTAA
- a CDS encoding transporter yields the protein MSDDAAARAPASPAAASLALPYGSDEYGLICGYHFLPGEAASELASAERALPLLRDPGTGFVWLHLNVGHAAAQRWLRSHAGLTDNFYEALHQGSRSTRIERDEDTLFAVMNDVTFDFTFDASDVATLWVAVRPGLVVTARRHPLRSVDRLRLAVKRGEPLGSSVALLDHLLGDQADELQRIVRLATDRIDDIEDAVLAGQHASHTAELAQLRRLMVRLQRLLAPEPSALQRTLSKPPGWVAADDVAHLHRASEEFSLVLRDIAALQERIKLMQDESSSRVAEENNRSLFMLTMVTVLALPINLVSGLFGMNVGGVPWNEHPHGFWITASLIASLTALIATIALRRIKAPRT from the coding sequence ATGAGTGATGACGCCGCCGCCCGCGCTCCAGCCTCCCCCGCCGCTGCGAGCCTTGCCCTGCCCTACGGGTCCGACGAGTACGGCCTGATCTGCGGCTACCACTTCCTGCCCGGCGAGGCCGCCTCGGAGCTGGCCTCGGCCGAGCGGGCCCTGCCGCTGCTGCGGGACCCGGGTACCGGCTTCGTCTGGCTGCATCTGAATGTCGGTCACGCCGCGGCACAGCGCTGGCTGCGCAGCCACGCCGGCCTGACCGACAACTTCTACGAGGCGCTGCACCAGGGCTCGCGCTCCACCCGCATCGAGCGCGACGAGGACACGCTCTTTGCGGTGATGAACGACGTCACCTTCGACTTCACCTTCGACGCCAGCGACGTGGCCACCCTCTGGGTCGCCGTGCGCCCCGGCCTGGTGGTCACGGCCCGGCGGCACCCGCTGCGCTCGGTGGACCGGCTGCGCCTGGCGGTCAAGCGCGGCGAGCCGCTCGGCTCCAGCGTGGCGCTGCTCGACCACCTGCTGGGCGACCAGGCCGACGAGCTGCAGCGCATCGTGCGCCTGGCCACCGACCGCATCGACGACATCGAGGACGCCGTGCTGGCCGGCCAGCACGCCAGCCACACCGCCGAGCTGGCGCAGCTGCGCCGCCTGATGGTGCGCCTGCAGCGCCTGCTGGCGCCCGAGCCCAGCGCGCTGCAGCGCACCCTGTCCAAGCCGCCGGGCTGGGTCGCGGCCGACGACGTGGCACACCTGCACCGCGCCAGCGAGGAGTTCTCGCTCGTGCTGCGCGACATCGCCGCGCTGCAGGAGCGCATCAAGCTCATGCAGGACGAGTCCTCCTCCCGGGTGGCGGAAGAGAACAACCGCAGCCTGTTCATGCTGACGATGGTCACCGTGCTGGCGCTGCCGATCAACCTGGTCTCCGGCCTGTTCGGCATGAACGTGGGCGGCGTGCCCTGGAACGAGCACCCGCACGGCTTCTGGATCACCGCCAGCCTGATCGCCTCGCTGACCGCCCTGATCGCCACGATCGCGCTGCGCCGCATCAAGGCACCCCGCACCTGA
- a CDS encoding glycosyltransferase family 2 protein: MPASPKVSIILPTCNRAEVLSRAVDSVRRQTCLDWELIVVDDGATDGTGAWLATLRDERIHVLRQANAGVHHARNAGLRAARGEYIAFLDADDEWYPHFLALTTAFLDAHAQQMFVTTEFHNHGQVFDRAVVPAMARQARALGLGLYSTALLQPRDDDDLRVDRRCEPVGAWGQRIVHRLGMPAARVYRGSIFTRMRWGDLNWLPVTLLRREALATVGEFSTATRSAADVRFLALLCQHFPAAMIAVPSACKHENAADGRRMPCDHLASGAGAHRFGVNKLKYFGALFHARAAQDPELQVIRRHRQARPAGGQTGMTGMTGMTGLRGRLMSAAHKLLRLVYLVRRTLAGTVAS; this comes from the coding sequence ATGCCAGCATCCCCCAAGGTTTCGATCATCCTGCCCACCTGCAACCGCGCCGAGGTGCTCAGCCGCGCGGTGGACAGCGTGCGCCGCCAGACCTGCCTGGACTGGGAGCTGATCGTGGTGGACGATGGCGCCACCGACGGCACCGGCGCCTGGCTCGCCACCCTGCGCGACGAACGCATCCACGTGCTGCGGCAGGCCAACGCGGGGGTCCACCACGCACGCAACGCGGGGCTGCGGGCCGCGCGCGGCGAGTACATCGCCTTCCTGGACGCCGACGACGAGTGGTACCCGCACTTCCTGGCGCTGACCACCGCCTTCCTGGACGCGCACGCGCAGCAGATGTTCGTCACCACCGAGTTCCACAACCACGGCCAGGTCTTCGACCGCGCGGTGGTGCCGGCCATGGCGCGGCAGGCCCGGGCGCTGGGGCTGGGGCTGTACAGCACGGCCCTCCTGCAGCCCCGGGACGACGACGACCTGCGCGTCGACCGCCGGTGCGAGCCGGTCGGCGCCTGGGGCCAGCGCATCGTCCACCGCCTGGGCATGCCGGCGGCGCGGGTCTACCGCGGCTCGATCTTCACGCGCATGCGCTGGGGCGACCTGAACTGGCTGCCGGTCACGCTGCTGCGCCGCGAGGCGCTGGCGACGGTCGGCGAGTTCAGCACCGCCACCCGCAGCGCCGCCGACGTTCGCTTCCTGGCGCTGTTGTGCCAGCACTTCCCCGCGGCCATGATCGCCGTGCCCAGCGCCTGCAAGCACGAGAACGCGGCCGACGGGCGCAGGATGCCGTGCGACCACCTGGCATCGGGCGCCGGGGCGCACCGCTTCGGGGTCAACAAGCTGAAGTACTTCGGCGCGCTGTTCCACGCCAGGGCGGCGCAGGACCCGGAGCTGCAGGTCATCCGCCGGCACCGCCAGGCCAGGCCCGCTGGCGGACAGACGGGCATGACGGGCATGACGGGCATGACGGGCCTGCGGGGCCGGCTTATGAGCGCAGCTCATAAGCTTCTTCGACTTGTCTATTTGGTGCGCCGCACACTTGCGGGCACAGTGGCAAGCTGA
- a CDS encoding c-type cytochrome, protein MKTSLFPRRLALPLWGLLLLCGSAAVQAQPAAAGVAPTLPERQVRTWAATCAACHGTEGRDQGAIPAIAGRGVETLYRALIEFKGGQRPAATVMHQHAKGYSDDELRRLAQYFAALPVR, encoded by the coding sequence ATGAAAACCTCGTTGTTCCCCCGCCGCCTGGCCCTGCCCTTGTGGGGCCTCCTGCTGCTGTGTGGCAGCGCTGCCGTGCAGGCCCAGCCTGCTGCCGCCGGCGTGGCGCCCACCCTGCCCGAGCGCCAGGTGCGCACCTGGGCCGCCACCTGCGCGGCCTGCCATGGCACCGAGGGGCGCGACCAGGGCGCCATCCCCGCCATCGCCGGCCGGGGCGTGGAGACGCTCTACCGCGCGCTGATCGAGTTCAAGGGCGGCCAGCGCCCCGCGGCCACGGTGATGCACCAGCACGCCAAGGGCTACAGCGATGACGAGCTGCGCCGCCTCGCGCAGTACTTCGCCGCCCTGCCGGTGCGTTGA
- a CDS encoding NAD(P)/FAD-dependent oxidoreductase, translating to MTNLTPKTLQRRQFLTTLSTGLAGAASLGLGGCASLIGDKPIGRVVVIGAGFGGATAAKYLRKWEPRIEVTLVERRERFVSCPISNLVLAGSRRIEDITLPYDGLDKYGVRRVHDEATAIDLEKKQVRLARGEPLPYDRLIVAPGIDFQYEAIPGLAAAHDAGRVLHAWKAGPETVALRRQLEALPNGGVFALSIPKAPYRCPPGPYERASVIAQYFQRAKPRAKLVILDGNPDIVSKKGLFLKAWQELYPGIIEYRANSEVIEFDNRAHVAKLETEDFKADLFNIIPPQQAGRIAQPLISVNNRWVGVEFLGFESAKVPGVHVIGDATASAPAMPKSGFMANNHAKAVADAVIARLTGQPLNESPIITNTCYSFVSETEAVHVASVHKWDAAQRTLAPVPGAGGLSAARNALEATYAHTWARNIWADVLG from the coding sequence ATGACGAACCTGACCCCCAAGACGCTGCAACGGCGCCAGTTCCTCACCACCCTGTCCACGGGCCTGGCCGGTGCGGCCTCACTCGGCCTGGGCGGCTGCGCCAGCCTGATCGGCGACAAGCCCATTGGCCGCGTGGTGGTGATCGGCGCCGGCTTCGGCGGCGCCACCGCTGCCAAGTACCTCCGCAAGTGGGAGCCTCGCATCGAGGTGACGCTGGTGGAGCGCCGCGAGCGCTTCGTCTCCTGCCCGATCAGCAACCTGGTGCTGGCGGGCAGCCGGCGCATCGAGGACATCACGCTGCCCTACGACGGGCTGGACAAGTACGGCGTGCGGCGCGTGCATGACGAGGCGACCGCCATCGACCTGGAGAAAAAGCAGGTGCGCCTGGCGCGCGGCGAGCCGCTGCCCTATGACCGGCTGATCGTCGCGCCGGGCATCGACTTCCAGTACGAGGCCATCCCGGGCCTGGCCGCCGCGCACGACGCCGGCCGGGTGCTGCACGCCTGGAAGGCCGGCCCCGAGACCGTGGCGCTGCGCCGCCAGCTGGAGGCGCTGCCCAACGGCGGCGTGTTCGCCCTCTCGATCCCCAAGGCGCCGTACCGCTGCCCGCCCGGGCCCTACGAGCGCGCCAGCGTGATCGCGCAGTACTTCCAGCGCGCCAAGCCCCGCGCCAAGCTGGTGATCCTGGACGGCAACCCGGACATCGTCTCCAAGAAGGGCCTGTTCCTCAAGGCCTGGCAGGAGCTGTACCCCGGCATCATCGAGTACCGCGCCAACAGCGAGGTGATCGAGTTCGACAACCGCGCCCACGTGGCCAAGCTGGAGACCGAGGACTTCAAGGCCGACCTGTTCAACATCATCCCGCCGCAGCAGGCTGGGCGCATCGCGCAGCCGCTGATCTCGGTGAACAACCGCTGGGTGGGGGTGGAGTTCCTGGGCTTCGAGTCGGCCAAGGTGCCGGGCGTGCACGTGATCGGCGATGCCACCGCGTCGGCTCCGGCCATGCCCAAGTCCGGCTTCATGGCCAACAACCACGCCAAGGCGGTGGCCGACGCGGTGATCGCCAGGCTCACCGGCCAGCCGCTCAACGAGTCGCCCATCATCACCAACACCTGCTACAGCTTCGTCTCCGAGACCGAGGCGGTGCACGTCGCCTCGGTGCACAAGTGGGACGCCGCGCAGCGGACCCTGGCCCCGGTCCCGGGCGCTGGCGGGCTGTCGGCCGCACGCAATGCGCTGGAAGCCACCTACGCCCACACCTGGGCGCGCAACATCTGGGCGGACGTGCTGGGCTGA
- a CDS encoding M48 family metallopeptidase, with product MRDVLDLGDLHAEVIRKTIKHVHLSVLPPAGKVRVAAPQSMALDTIRLFVISKLAWIRSQQRKLLSQERETPREFLNKESHYLWGKRYLLEISFADAAPAVNLTPRRLHLQVRPGSDAARCEEVLDGWYRQQVREAVPALLAKWEPLLQVKANRVFVQRMKTKWGSCSPESGHIRLNTDLAKKPPECLEYIVAHELVHLLEPTHNEQFSALMGLYLPHWQHLRKLLNELPVRHVEWPAGH from the coding sequence ATGCGGGACGTGCTGGACCTGGGCGATCTGCATGCCGAGGTGATCCGCAAGACGATCAAGCACGTGCACCTGAGTGTGCTGCCGCCGGCCGGCAAGGTGCGCGTGGCCGCGCCGCAGAGCATGGCCCTGGACACGATCCGGCTGTTCGTGATTTCAAAGCTCGCCTGGATCCGTTCACAGCAGCGCAAGCTGCTATCGCAGGAGCGCGAAACACCGCGCGAGTTCCTGAACAAGGAAAGTCACTACCTGTGGGGCAAGCGCTATCTGCTGGAGATCAGCTTCGCCGATGCGGCGCCGGCAGTGAACCTGACCCCGCGCAGGCTGCACCTGCAGGTGCGCCCCGGCTCTGACGCGGCGCGATGCGAAGAGGTACTGGACGGCTGGTACCGTCAGCAGGTGCGCGAGGCGGTCCCTGCCCTGCTGGCCAAGTGGGAGCCCCTGCTGCAGGTGAAGGCGAACCGTGTCTTCGTGCAGCGGATGAAGACCAAGTGGGGCAGCTGCTCGCCCGAGTCAGGCCACATCCGCCTCAACACCGACCTGGCCAAGAAGCCCCCCGAGTGCCTGGAATACATCGTGGCGCATGAGTTGGTGCACCTGCTTGAACCGACGCACAACGAGCAGTTTTCAGCCCTGATGGGCTTGTATCTGCCGCATTGGCAGCATCTGAGAAAGCTACTGAACGAGTTGCCGGTGCGGCATGTGGAGTGGCCTGCCGGCCACTGA
- a CDS encoding radical SAM protein, whose translation MVRWLRSGLNAALRTLVPLLDRVPDEYLGRSFRRVHWVAARAGLPLPDKIDPRLVRGVIRIVADAVVRTPFGQPLDFAHPLLVTLSGSAYCPFHCVNCYSAAGPHRAADGAVPGVPAPWLGELARSDIPFVFLTGGEPLADPDIEATAETLLAAGKWVYVSSNASIARLMALNRRYPHSLFFYLPLWGTPARHDELRGEGSYRRLRDNLRLLNEAGLAGNLLVVMSSTDLGVIDTAAELAARHRITLVRINRKVEVGREGGDTLEAAPAFLQALQRSLAPLKARVDAVSLDLPETRQGARHPTLLRLLGIAAQPGCAAGRWMMHVDHLGRAYPCYTFEGSSSVGRAAALGSLQQRWRGLQQDMVRLGPAQGCAGEAHARLTAHRVIALSAAPHGPAPPVRAAARPASTDPSPHDPHDPHDPHDPHDPHDPHDPHDPHDPHDPHDPHDPHDPHDPHDPHDPHDPHDQLDPMPQ comes from the coding sequence ATGGTGAGGTGGCTGCGCTCCGGTCTGAATGCGGCGCTGCGGACTCTGGTCCCCCTGCTGGACCGGGTCCCGGACGAGTACCTCGGCCGCTCGTTCCGGCGGGTCCACTGGGTGGCGGCGCGGGCCGGGTTGCCGCTGCCTGACAAGATCGACCCGCGTCTGGTCCGCGGCGTCATCCGCATCGTGGCCGATGCGGTCGTCCGCACGCCCTTCGGGCAGCCGCTCGACTTTGCGCATCCCCTGCTGGTGACCCTGTCCGGTTCGGCCTATTGCCCGTTCCATTGCGTCAACTGCTATTCGGCTGCAGGCCCCCACCGGGCGGCCGACGGCGCAGTGCCTGGCGTGCCTGCACCCTGGCTCGGCGAACTGGCCCGGTCGGACATCCCCTTCGTCTTCCTCACCGGCGGCGAACCCCTGGCCGACCCGGACATCGAGGCCACGGCCGAGACCCTCCTGGCGGCAGGCAAGTGGGTCTACGTCTCCTCGAACGCCTCGATTGCCCGGCTGATGGCGCTCAACCGGCGCTACCCGCACAGCCTGTTCTTCTACCTCCCCCTGTGGGGAACGCCGGCGCGGCATGACGAGTTGCGTGGCGAGGGGTCGTACCGGCGCCTGCGCGACAACCTGCGGCTGCTGAACGAAGCGGGCCTGGCAGGCAACCTGCTCGTGGTGATGTCGAGCACCGACCTCGGCGTGATCGACACCGCTGCCGAGCTGGCCGCACGCCATCGGATCACGCTGGTGAGGATCAACCGCAAGGTCGAGGTGGGCCGCGAAGGTGGCGACACCCTGGAGGCCGCGCCGGCCTTCCTGCAGGCCCTGCAGCGCAGCCTCGCGCCGCTGAAGGCACGGGTGGATGCGGTCAGCCTGGACCTGCCCGAAACGCGCCAGGGTGCGCGCCATCCGACGCTGCTGCGCCTGTTGGGCATTGCCGCGCAGCCCGGTTGTGCGGCGGGGCGCTGGATGATGCATGTCGACCACCTGGGGCGGGCCTACCCCTGCTACACCTTCGAAGGTTCGTCGTCGGTCGGGCGAGCTGCGGCACTGGGCTCGCTGCAGCAGCGCTGGCGCGGCCTGCAACAGGACATGGTGCGTCTGGGGCCAGCCCAGGGCTGTGCGGGCGAAGCCCATGCCCGGTTGACGGCGCACCGCGTGATCGCGCTGAGCGCTGCACCGCATGGCCCAGCGCCGCCGGTGCGTGCCGCCGCCCGCCCCGCCTCCACGGACCCGTCGCCACATGACCCGCATGACCCGCATGACCCGCATGACCCGCATGACCCGCATGACCCGCATGACCCGCATGACCCGCATGACCCGCATGACCCGCATGACCCGCATGACCCGCATGACCCGCATGACCCGCATGACCCGCATGACCCGCATGACCCGCATGACCAACTCGACCCCATGCCCCAGTGA